A genomic segment from Pedobacter sp. MC2016-14 encodes:
- a CDS encoding transcriptional regulator — protein sequence MKNPLKEFDKAFENRIRLQIMSVLVANEQYDFNSLKELLQVTDGNLASHLKALEKEAYLSVHKSFIGRKPNTQYIATETGRTAFRKHLQALENLIKLQK from the coding sequence TTGAAAAATCCCTTAAAAGAATTTGACAAGGCATTTGAAAACCGCATCCGGTTGCAGATCATGAGCGTATTGGTTGCCAATGAGCAATACGATTTCAATTCCTTAAAAGAACTGCTGCAAGTTACAGATGGAAACTTAGCTTCGCACTTAAAAGCGCTTGAAAAGGAAGCCTATCTTTCCGTACATAAATCTTTTATCGGGCGTAAACCCAACACCCAATACATTGCAACAGAAACAGGCCGAACTGCATTTAGAAAGCACCTCCAGGCACTGGAAAATTTAATAAAACTGCAGAAATAA
- a CDS encoding DPP IV N-terminal domain-containing protein, producing MMMKKFLLLCLLCPLAFYSFAQGKKFTVQEAMTTARGVLAPENLQQLQFIYGTEQYVYAKRVNNNVTWMSGSYSTKTEKPYLSLTQLNQKLRAARQDTLKTMPMIQFNQAAEWILYLNGAKVAFNPSTNTYRTILTAEIANKTNAEESNAGYVAYLDANNLFVQKDNKARQVTTDGSKDIVYASTVHREEFGILKGTFWSNTGKKLAFYRMDQNMVADYPIIDWSVSPAKNQNIKYPMAGGISHQVTVGVYNAENQKLVYLKTGLPAEQYLTNIAWSPDDKYIYIAVVNRAQNHMKMNIYDAVTGNFVRTIFEEKDEKYVEPLNPVMFLKNDPAKFIWQSNRDGWNHFYLYSTTGKMIKQLTKGSWEVLEGKGFDTKGENLFYTATEESPTTRNLYVVNLKSGKSRRITRGYAVHNVQVSTSGNTLIDNYSSTENPRTIAILETASRRPRVILQAKNPLTNYASGTPRVFSIKNNTGDDLYCSIYQPEGYDAAKKYPVVVYWYGGSHAQLVTNSWNAGAGDYWFRYMAQQGYVVFTMDTRGSDNRGKAFEQSMFRKVGDVQMEDMMTAVDYLKSLPYADTSRMGLFGWSFGGFNTIDFMVNHPGVFKAAVAGGAVTNWAYYEIMYGERYMDTPQENPDGYAGTDMSKQIGKLKGKLLLIHGMQDPVVVQQHTVDLVRSAVDKGVQVDYMIYPGHEHNVIGKDRSHLYQKVTDYFVENLR from the coding sequence ATGATGATGAAGAAATTTCTTTTATTATGCCTGCTGTGTCCGCTTGCTTTTTATAGTTTTGCACAGGGTAAAAAGTTTACAGTGCAGGAAGCGATGACAACTGCCAGAGGGGTATTGGCTCCTGAAAACTTACAGCAGCTACAGTTTATATATGGCACAGAGCAATATGTTTATGCCAAGCGCGTAAATAACAACGTAACCTGGATGTCTGGCAGTTATTCAACCAAAACAGAGAAGCCCTATTTATCCCTTACACAACTGAATCAGAAACTAAGGGCAGCAAGGCAAGATACCTTAAAAACCATGCCGATGATACAGTTTAACCAGGCAGCGGAATGGATTTTGTATCTAAATGGTGCTAAGGTTGCTTTTAACCCTTCAACAAACACTTACCGTACAATTTTAACAGCTGAGATAGCCAATAAGACTAATGCTGAAGAAAGTAATGCTGGTTATGTGGCTTATTTGGATGCGAATAATCTTTTTGTGCAAAAAGACAACAAAGCCAGGCAGGTAACCACAGATGGTAGTAAAGATATTGTTTATGCTTCTACCGTACATCGTGAAGAATTTGGTATTTTAAAAGGAACATTTTGGAGCAATACGGGTAAGAAGCTAGCCTTTTACAGAATGGATCAAAATATGGTGGCCGATTACCCGATTATAGACTGGAGCGTGAGTCCGGCTAAAAACCAAAATATCAAATATCCAATGGCAGGAGGGATAAGTCACCAGGTAACCGTTGGGGTGTATAATGCGGAAAACCAAAAACTCGTCTATCTAAAAACTGGCTTGCCCGCAGAGCAATACCTTACCAATATTGCATGGAGCCCGGATGACAAATACATTTATATCGCAGTGGTAAATCGTGCCCAAAACCACATGAAAATGAATATTTACGATGCGGTAACCGGTAACTTTGTAAGAACCATTTTTGAGGAAAAAGATGAGAAATATGTAGAGCCATTAAACCCGGTTATGTTTCTGAAAAATGATCCGGCTAAGTTTATTTGGCAAAGCAACCGAGATGGCTGGAACCATTTCTATCTTTACAGCACCACAGGAAAAATGATTAAACAGCTTACCAAAGGTAGCTGGGAAGTGCTTGAGGGAAAAGGTTTTGACACTAAGGGCGAAAATTTGTTTTATACGGCCACAGAAGAATCACCAACAACCCGGAATTTATATGTTGTAAATCTAAAAAGTGGTAAATCAAGAAGAATTACACGTGGATATGCGGTACACAATGTACAGGTTAGTACATCAGGAAATACCCTGATTGACAATTATAGCAGCACAGAAAACCCAAGGACTATTGCTATACTAGAAACGGCTTCAAGAAGGCCAAGGGTAATCTTGCAAGCCAAAAATCCCCTTACAAATTATGCTTCGGGAACACCGCGTGTGTTCTCTATTAAAAACAATACTGGTGATGACCTGTATTGCAGCATATACCAGCCTGAAGGATATGATGCTGCTAAAAAATATCCGGTAGTTGTTTACTGGTATGGTGGTTCGCATGCTCAATTGGTTACCAATAGCTGGAATGCGGGGGCAGGCGACTACTGGTTTAGGTACATGGCGCAGCAGGGCTATGTGGTATTTACCATGGATACCCGAGGTAGTGACAACCGTGGTAAGGCATTTGAGCAATCTATGTTTCGTAAGGTAGGTGATGTGCAAATGGAGGACATGATGACCGCCGTAGATTACTTGAAAAGTTTGCCGTATGCAGATACAAGTCGTATGGGCTTATTTGGCTGGAGCTTTGGCGGTTTTAATACTATAGATTTTATGGTTAACCACCCCGGGGTTTTTAAAGCTGCAGTAGCTGGCGGAGCCGTAACCAACTGGGCTTATTATGAAATTATGTACGGAGAGCGCTATATGGATACGCCACAGGAAAATCCGGATGGCTATGCGGGAACGGACATGAGTAAGCAGATAGGCAAGCTAAAAGGTAAATTATTGCTGATTCACGGCATGCAGGATCCGGTGGTTGTGCAGCAACATACTGTAGACCTGGTAAGAAGTGCGGTTGATAAAGGAGTTCAGGTTGATTATATGATCTATCCCGGACACGAGCATAATGTAATAGGAAAGGATAGGAGCCATCTCTACCAAAAGGTGACAGATTATTTTGTGGAGAATTTAAGATAA
- a CDS encoding glycosyltransferase family 87 protein: MAGDFFKTRYNTSKGKFYEDNRFIFLIWICVTLIFVVDSWITNRLNNYLIFENTFRNLLHQQSFYAAYPQYHEDVNHYGPVFSLIVAPFAALPNWIGLLLWNLFNCVFLFKAVQTLPVSDKEKMIFGYIALPCLIESMLNQQFNAAAGALIILNYTQLNKSRGFFSSMFMMVGIFVKLYGIIGLTFFLLSKYRTRYVLYSIGWGLVFFALPILFSSPQFVLHSYVEWFSALIEKNAINVSGEGIDMSIMGFFRALFQVPYLSNGILIGLGALLFIIPLANVRHYGKKKYQLLILSSTLLFPILFSTGAEDCTFIISIAGVGIWYILEKNKLLKNVLLPVLLVVACDFPMLIFPAFAKSHPILLSMLSFPYFLVWIRVLYKAFRYEAVFQESRRWSVAAA, translated from the coding sequence ATGGCAGGGGATTTCTTTAAAACCAGGTATAACACTTCTAAAGGGAAGTTTTATGAGGATAACCGTTTCATATTTTTAATATGGATATGTGTTACTTTAATTTTTGTTGTTGATTCCTGGATCACCAACAGGCTTAACAATTACCTTATTTTTGAAAACACCTTCAGAAACCTTTTGCATCAGCAATCTTTTTATGCTGCTTATCCGCAATATCATGAAGATGTAAACCACTATGGACCGGTGTTTAGCCTAATTGTGGCTCCTTTTGCAGCACTACCCAATTGGATTGGCTTACTTTTATGGAACCTGTTCAACTGTGTTTTTCTTTTCAAAGCAGTGCAAACCTTGCCAGTTAGTGATAAAGAAAAAATGATTTTCGGTTATATCGCACTTCCATGTTTAATTGAATCTATGTTAAACCAGCAGTTTAATGCTGCCGCCGGGGCTTTAATCATTTTAAACTACACCCAGCTTAATAAATCAAGAGGATTTTTCTCTTCTATGTTTATGATGGTGGGGATTTTTGTAAAGCTTTACGGAATTATAGGCCTTACTTTTTTCCTGTTATCAAAATATAGAACCCGTTACGTTTTGTATTCTATAGGTTGGGGCCTGGTATTTTTTGCATTGCCTATACTATTCTCATCTCCTCAATTTGTGCTGCATTCTTATGTAGAATGGTTTAGCGCTTTAATAGAAAAAAATGCCATCAATGTATCTGGCGAAGGGATAGATATGTCTATTATGGGCTTTTTCAGGGCACTTTTTCAAGTGCCTTATTTAAGTAATGGCATACTCATAGGCCTAGGTGCTTTGCTTTTTATTATTCCTTTAGCCAATGTTAGGCATTACGGTAAAAAGAAATACCAATTGCTAATCCTTTCTTCTACCTTACTTTTTCCAATATTGTTTAGCACAGGTGCGGAAGACTGTACGTTCATTATTTCTATAGCAGGGGTAGGCATCTGGTACATTCTGGAAAAAAATAAACTCCTAAAAAATGTATTGCTACCGGTACTTCTTGTTGTAGCCTGCGATTTTCCAATGTTGATTTTTCCGGCATTTGCCAAGAGTCACCCCATACTTTTATCTATGCTCAGCTTTCCTTATTTCCTGGTTTGGATTAGGGTTTTGTATAAAGCATTCAGGTACGAGGCTGTTTTTCAGGAATCCAGAAGGTGGTCTGTAGCGGCAGCATAA
- a CDS encoding valine--tRNA ligase, translating into MSISTKYDPASTEDKWYSYWLDKKFFHSEPDEREPYTIVIPPPNVTGVLHMGHMLNNTIQDVLIRRARMQGKNACWVPGTDHASIATEAKVVAMLKERGISKTDLTREEFLAYAWEWKEKYGGIILDQLKKLGASCDWDRTRFTMEEDLSEAVIDSFIHLYKKGRIYRGIRMINWDPAGKTAVSDEEVIRKEVNQKLYYIKYTIAGSTAAESQFLTIATTRPETIMADAAICVNPNDERYAHLKGKKVYVPLINREIPVIQDEYVTMDFGTGCLKVTPAHDLNDYELGVKHKLPVIDILNDDGTLNELAVILVGEDRFAARKKIAVLLDEAGHLEKVEDYTSQVGFSERTNAAIEPKLSLQWFCKMDEMAKPALADVLNGDVKLIPEKFINTYRHWMENVRDWNISRQLWWGQQIPAWYDNEGNWVVAKTKEEALTEFLKLKDIDGVFTEVEALGFKNQLSPFVKQDPDVMDTWFSSWLWPISVFDGFKNPDNPDINYYYPTNDLVTAPEILFFWVARMIMAGHEFRGQKPFTNVYLTGIVRDKLGRKMSKSLGNSPDPIDLIEKYGADAVRVGMLMSSPAGNDLMFDESYCEQGRNFANKIWNAFRLVKGWEVDETLENPNAQAISWFENRFNSALAEIEADFKQYRLSEALMSTYKLVWDDFCAWYLEMVKPAYQQPIDAASLKATVAFFERVLKILHPFMPFLTEELWHDEIFGERGEMDCIIVASYPVVAEPDAVLLKEAEVVKGVVAEVRSVRNTKQIPLKDALPLAVKVNSELNYQNWLNIITKLANIAEVTFVNDKIAGAAAFMVGTDEFFIQLNETIDVAAELVRLNADLVYLQGFLKSVDAKLSNERFVQNAKPEIIQNERNKKADAEGKIKIIEESLLILQG; encoded by the coding sequence ATGAGCATTTCTACTAAATACGACCCAGCATCAACCGAAGATAAATGGTACAGCTACTGGCTGGACAAAAAATTCTTTCATTCTGAGCCTGACGAGCGTGAGCCCTATACCATAGTGATTCCACCACCAAATGTTACGGGTGTGTTGCATATGGGGCACATGTTAAACAATACCATTCAGGATGTATTGATACGCCGCGCACGTATGCAGGGAAAAAATGCCTGCTGGGTTCCGGGCACTGATCACGCTTCTATTGCTACCGAAGCAAAGGTGGTGGCTATGCTTAAAGAGCGCGGAATCAGCAAAACCGACTTGACCCGGGAAGAGTTTTTAGCTTATGCATGGGAGTGGAAAGAGAAATACGGGGGTATCATCTTAGATCAGCTTAAAAAACTTGGTGCTAGCTGCGATTGGGACCGTACGCGTTTTACCATGGAAGAAGACCTTTCTGAAGCAGTAATAGACAGCTTTATACACCTTTATAAAAAAGGAAGGATTTACCGCGGTATCCGGATGATCAATTGGGACCCCGCAGGTAAAACGGCTGTGTCTGATGAAGAAGTGATCCGTAAGGAAGTAAACCAGAAACTATATTACATTAAATATACCATTGCAGGTAGTACAGCTGCAGAATCGCAGTTTTTAACGATTGCCACTACCCGTCCGGAAACGATAATGGCGGATGCGGCAATTTGCGTCAATCCTAACGACGAACGTTATGCGCATTTAAAGGGTAAGAAAGTGTATGTTCCCCTGATTAACCGGGAAATACCAGTGATACAGGATGAATATGTAACGATGGATTTTGGTACAGGTTGTTTAAAAGTAACTCCTGCTCATGATTTAAACGATTATGAACTAGGTGTTAAACATAAACTCCCGGTAATTGACATCCTGAATGATGACGGAACTTTAAATGAACTAGCGGTAATTCTGGTTGGGGAAGACCGCTTTGCTGCGCGGAAAAAAATTGCCGTATTGCTGGATGAAGCCGGACACCTGGAAAAAGTTGAAGATTATACTTCGCAGGTTGGTTTCTCTGAACGTACCAATGCGGCTATTGAGCCTAAACTTTCTTTACAATGGTTTTGTAAGATGGATGAAATGGCAAAGCCTGCTTTGGCAGACGTATTGAATGGTGATGTAAAACTGATTCCGGAGAAATTTATCAATACCTACCGCCACTGGATGGAAAATGTGCGCGATTGGAATATTAGTCGCCAGTTATGGTGGGGCCAGCAAATTCCCGCATGGTATGACAATGAGGGCAATTGGGTAGTGGCTAAGACGAAAGAAGAGGCACTAACAGAATTTTTAAAACTCAAAGATATTGATGGGGTATTTACCGAGGTAGAAGCCCTTGGTTTCAAAAACCAGTTGTCTCCTTTTGTAAAACAAGATCCGGATGTAATGGATACCTGGTTTTCTTCATGGTTATGGCCGATATCTGTATTTGATGGCTTTAAAAATCCTGATAATCCTGATATTAACTATTACTACCCGACAAATGATCTGGTAACTGCTCCTGAAATTTTGTTTTTCTGGGTAGCCCGTATGATTATGGCCGGTCATGAGTTTAGGGGGCAAAAGCCTTTTACCAATGTATATTTAACAGGAATTGTAAGGGATAAATTAGGCCGTAAGATGTCTAAATCTTTAGGTAATTCTCCTGATCCAATAGACCTGATTGAAAAATATGGTGCTGATGCGGTGCGTGTAGGCATGTTGATGTCGTCGCCTGCGGGTAACGACCTCATGTTTGATGAAAGCTATTGCGAGCAGGGACGTAATTTTGCGAATAAGATTTGGAACGCTTTTAGACTGGTAAAAGGTTGGGAAGTTGACGAAACGTTGGAAAACCCAAATGCGCAAGCCATTAGCTGGTTTGAAAATCGTTTTAACAGTGCATTGGCGGAGATTGAAGCAGATTTTAAACAGTATCGCCTGTCTGAAGCGCTCATGTCTACCTACAAATTGGTGTGGGACGATTTCTGCGCCTGGTACCTGGAAATGGTTAAGCCTGCTTATCAGCAACCTATAGATGCGGCTTCGCTTAAAGCTACTGTAGCCTTTTTTGAGCGCGTATTAAAAATCCTTCATCCTTTTATGCCCTTCTTAACAGAGGAATTATGGCATGACGAGATCTTTGGCGAACGTGGTGAAATGGATTGTATCATTGTGGCTTCATACCCTGTAGTTGCCGAACCGGATGCTGTTTTGTTAAAAGAAGCAGAAGTAGTTAAAGGTGTGGTGGCAGAAGTTAGAAGCGTAAGGAACACCAAACAGATTCCATTGAAAGATGCCTTACCTCTTGCGGTAAAAGTAAACTCTGAGCTGAATTACCAAAACTGGCTTAACATCATTACCAAACTGGCAAACATTGCTGAAGTTACTTTTGTGAATGATAAAATTGCAGGTGCCGCGGCATTTATGGTGGGTACGGATGAGTTTTTTATACAGTTGAACGAAACGATAGACGTAGCAGCAGAACTGGTACGCTTAAATGCAGATTTAGTTTACCTGCAGGGTTTCCTGAAATCGGTAGATGCGAAACTGAGCAACGAACGGTTTGTACAGAATGCTAAACCTGAAATTATCCAGAACGAACGCAACAAAAAGGCCGACGCGGAAGGTAAGATTAAAATTATTGAAGAGAGTCTTTTAATATTACAAGGCTAA
- a CDS encoding type I restriction enzyme HsdR N-terminal domain-containing protein yields MAFIPTPLNLPEHAFRITLKEDQHYIFDEIRKKHLVLTPEEWVRQHFIQYLIRVKKFPKALIQVEGGLSLNKLQKRTDIVIFNAKGERIMVIECKAPKIKITQATFDQAARYNSVHKTRWLVVTNGLRHCYAQIDHTNEKFLFVEELPLYSAL; encoded by the coding sequence ATGGCATTTATTCCCACACCTCTTAACCTTCCAGAGCATGCTTTCAGGATTACCCTGAAGGAAGATCAACACTATATCTTTGACGAAATCAGGAAAAAGCACCTGGTACTCACTCCAGAAGAGTGGGTGCGCCAGCACTTTATCCAATACCTCATCAGGGTAAAAAAGTTTCCAAAAGCACTTATCCAGGTTGAAGGTGGCCTGAGTTTAAACAAACTCCAAAAAAGGACCGATATCGTGATCTTTAACGCAAAGGGAGAAAGAATTATGGTCATTGAATGCAAAGCCCCAAAAATAAAGATTACTCAGGCAACCTTTGATCAGGCCGCCCGGTATAATTCTGTACATAAAACACGCTGGCTGGTAGTTACTAATGGTTTAAGACATTGTTATGCACAGATAGACCATACCAATGAAAAATTCCTCTTTGTAGAGGAACTTCCATTGTATAGTGCATTATGA
- the holA gene encoding DNA polymerase III subunit delta → MTASDIIKDIKARKFKPVYLLHGEEPYYIDQIIHYMEEHVLNDMEKGFNQTVLYGKDADMAMILNAAKRYPMMSDYQLIIVKEAQDLKWSKEVEGSSKEAEFVQSYFENPLSSTILVLGFKYANFDKRKKIFKSISKSGLVFQSDPVRDYKLAGWIEDLVKEKGAKIAPQAAALMAEYLGTDLSKISNELEKLMLNVSRETTIDTDHIQKNIGISKEYNVFELQKALASRNVLKCNQIVNYFADNPKANPMVMVMANLNAYFTKVLKYHYLQNKHDAAKELGINPYFIKDYESAARSYNLPKTFDIISLLREYDLKSKGVDSTGNISDGELLKELLFKMIH, encoded by the coding sequence ATGACTGCTTCAGATATTATAAAAGACATTAAAGCAAGGAAGTTTAAGCCTGTTTATTTATTGCATGGCGAAGAGCCCTACTACATTGATCAGATTATTCATTACATGGAAGAGCATGTTTTGAATGACATGGAAAAGGGATTTAACCAAACGGTGCTGTATGGAAAGGATGCGGATATGGCTATGATCTTGAATGCCGCAAAACGTTATCCAATGATGTCAGACTACCAGTTGATTATTGTTAAAGAAGCCCAGGACTTAAAGTGGTCAAAAGAAGTAGAAGGCAGTAGTAAGGAGGCCGAGTTTGTGCAGAGTTATTTCGAGAACCCACTTAGTTCTACCATTCTGGTGCTCGGTTTTAAATATGCCAATTTTGACAAGCGTAAAAAAATCTTTAAGTCGATCTCTAAATCAGGATTGGTATTTCAGTCAGATCCTGTTCGGGATTATAAACTTGCCGGATGGATAGAAGATTTAGTGAAAGAGAAAGGTGCCAAAATAGCTCCTCAGGCTGCGGCCCTAATGGCAGAGTATTTGGGGACTGATCTCTCCAAAATTTCCAATGAATTGGAAAAACTGATGCTGAATGTATCCAGAGAAACCACTATAGATACAGATCATATTCAGAAAAATATAGGGATTAGTAAAGAATACAATGTGTTTGAGCTGCAAAAGGCATTGGCATCACGTAATGTGCTCAAATGCAATCAAATTGTGAACTATTTTGCAGATAACCCGAAAGCCAATCCCATGGTGATGGTAATGGCTAACCTCAATGCCTATTTTACAAAGGTCTTAAAATACCACTATTTGCAAAATAAGCACGACGCTGCTAAGGAACTGGGTATAAATCCTTACTTTATCAAAGATTATGAAAGTGCTGCCAGGAGCTATAATTTGCCTAAAACATTTGATATTATCAGTCTGCTTAGGGAGTACGATTTGAAGAGTAAAGGGGTAGACAGTACAGGCAATATAAGTGATGGCGAATTGCTAAAAGAACTGCTCTTTAAAATGATTCATTAA
- a CDS encoding zinc-dependent metalloprotease, whose amino-acid sequence MKATVLFSLLALTAVSYAEAQNKPKTPPQTPPTKTPVAVTDTTKKAGPGRPLMPGAKAEPKPYATVITDKAITRRGMITTHKLEDKFFFEIADSTLGRDILVVSRISKAGAEVRSASGYAGDQIGSSVIRFEKGPNNRIFMRKLSFRTYGPDSTASMYRSLQNSNIQAIAAAFNIAAYTADKKGSVIDITDFINSDNDIFYFSGSSKGQYKIGGFQSDKSYVNNVRSFPKNVEITTTRTYTTAGGATGPGAPMGGGGGGGTTTMELNTSLVILPKVPMKPRYFDPRVGYFTVGYTDFDANPQGVKEVQLVKRWRLEPKPADMAKYKRGELVEPVKPIVFYIDPATPKKWVPYLMAGINDWKKAFEKAGFKNAIIAKVAPTAAQDSTWSLDDAMHSAIVYKPSEIANASGPSISDPRSGEIIESHINWYHNVMKLVHDWYMIQASAIDPRARKMAFSDELMGDLIRFVSSHEVGHTLGLRHNYGSSSTVPVEMLRNKAFVEANGHTPSIMDYARFNYVAQPEDHISSKGIYPRIGDYDLWAIEWGYKFMPEYKTAAAEVPALNKMTVESAKNKRLWFGTETNPDDPRSQNEDLGDNAMLASTYGIKNLKVIVAKLPEWTKSANEGYEDLETMYGQLTSQLGRYMGHVSKNIGGVTETPKTIEQPGTVYARTPAATQKEAMTFLDVNLFTTPTWLLDKTTLDNIGKDPIQVVNGLQAPVLNKLLSSSTLGKLISAEATDGESAYKVTDFFTDLQGSIFTELKSNSAIDVYRRNLQKSYVDKLIALVNPPAAPAAPAMGMPQMGGRSAGAAPGDIASVAKAQLRELAAAVKAAVPQASGMSKYHLQDLAERIDMALNPKG is encoded by the coding sequence ATGAAAGCAACCGTTTTATTCTCATTGCTGGCTCTAACTGCTGTTTCGTATGCCGAGGCACAGAATAAGCCAAAAACTCCACCACAAACCCCACCAACCAAGACTCCGGTGGCCGTAACTGATACCACAAAAAAAGCCGGGCCTGGCCGTCCGCTAATGCCAGGAGCAAAAGCAGAACCAAAACCGTATGCTACGGTAATTACCGACAAAGCCATTACGCGCAGGGGAATGATTACTACCCACAAATTAGAAGACAAGTTCTTTTTTGAAATTGCTGATTCTACTTTAGGCAGGGACATTCTTGTGGTAAGCAGGATTTCTAAAGCAGGTGCAGAAGTACGTTCAGCATCGGGCTATGCAGGAGACCAAATTGGTAGTAGTGTAATCCGTTTTGAAAAAGGGCCTAACAACAGGATCTTTATGCGTAAACTGTCTTTCAGGACTTACGGACCAGACAGTACTGCTTCCATGTACCGCTCATTGCAAAACTCAAATATTCAGGCTATTGCCGCAGCCTTTAACATCGCGGCTTATACTGCAGATAAAAAAGGTAGCGTTATTGATATTACTGATTTCATCAATAGTGATAATGATATTTTCTATTTTTCAGGCTCTTCAAAAGGTCAATACAAAATTGGCGGTTTTCAGTCAGATAAAAGTTATGTAAACAATGTGCGTAGCTTTCCTAAAAACGTAGAAATTACCACAACCAGAACCTATACTACAGCCGGTGGAGCTACTGGTCCGGGTGCACCTATGGGCGGTGGCGGTGGTGGTGGTACTACCACTATGGAATTGAACACGTCATTGGTAATTTTACCAAAAGTGCCAATGAAGCCACGTTATTTCGATCCTCGTGTAGGCTACTTCACTGTTGGCTATACAGATTTTGATGCCAATCCTCAAGGTGTAAAAGAAGTACAGTTGGTGAAACGCTGGAGGTTAGAGCCTAAACCAGCAGATATGGCAAAATACAAAAGGGGAGAACTGGTAGAGCCGGTAAAACCAATTGTATTTTACATTGATCCTGCTACGCCTAAAAAATGGGTACCTTACTTAATGGCGGGTATTAATGACTGGAAAAAAGCCTTTGAGAAAGCTGGGTTTAAAAATGCGATTATTGCAAAGGTTGCCCCAACGGCTGCCCAGGATTCTACCTGGAGCCTGGATGATGCAATGCACTCTGCTATCGTTTACAAACCGTCGGAAATTGCGAATGCAAGCGGACCAAGTATATCTGATCCACGCAGTGGAGAAATCATCGAAAGTCACATCAACTGGTACCATAACGTAATGAAACTGGTTCATGATTGGTATATGATCCAGGCTTCTGCAATTGACCCAAGAGCCCGCAAAATGGCTTTCAGTGATGAGCTGATGGGTGATTTAATTCGTTTTGTGTCTTCACATGAAGTGGGTCACACTTTAGGTCTGCGTCATAACTATGGTTCAAGTTCAACTGTTCCGGTTGAAATGCTAAGAAATAAGGCCTTTGTAGAGGCTAATGGTCATACGCCATCTATCATGGATTATGCACGTTTTAATTATGTGGCGCAACCGGAAGATCATATTTCTTCTAAAGGAATCTATCCAAGAATTGGAGATTACGATTTGTGGGCAATTGAGTGGGGCTATAAATTTATGCCTGAATACAAGACTGCCGCTGCGGAAGTACCAGCTTTAAATAAAATGACCGTAGAAAGCGCTAAAAATAAACGTTTATGGTTCGGTACAGAAACTAATCCTGATGATCCACGCTCTCAAAATGAAGATTTGGGCGATAATGCAATGCTTGCCAGTACTTATGGGATTAAAAACCTTAAAGTAATTGTTGCCAAACTGCCTGAATGGACCAAATCTGCAAATGAAGGTTATGAAGATTTAGAAACCATGTATGGACAATTGACTTCACAATTGGGCCGTTACATGGGACACGTTTCTAAAAATATAGGTGGGGTCACAGAAACTCCAAAAACTATAGAGCAGCCAGGAACTGTTTATGCACGTACGCCTGCTGCTACTCAGAAAGAAGCGATGACATTTTTAGATGTTAACCTGTTTACCACGCCAACCTGGTTGTTAGATAAAACTACTCTAGATAATATAGGCAAAGACCCTATTCAGGTAGTTAATGGCTTACAGGCTCCTGTATTAAATAAATTGCTAAGTTCAAGTACTTTGGGTAAATTGATCAGTGCAGAGGCTACTGATGGTGAATCTGCTTACAAAGTAACAGACTTTTTTACGGATTTACAGGGAAGTATTTTCACTGAACTGAAAAGCAATTCAGCTATTGATGTATACCGCAGAAACCTGCAAAAATCATATGTAGATAAACTGATTGCATTAGTTAATCCTCCTGCTGCACCAGCTGCTCCCGCTATGGGAATGCCACAAATGGGAGGCCGCTCTGCTGGAGCTGCACCTGGTGATATTGCTTCTGTAGCTAAAGCGCAATTACGTGAGTTAGCTGCGGCTGTTAAAGCAGCGGTACCTCAGGCCTCAGGCATGAGTAAGTATCACTTGCAGGATTTAGCCGAGCGCATTGATATGGCTTTAAATCCTAAAGGATAA
- a CDS encoding EVE domain-containing protein, protein MNYFLVKSEPFKYSWEKFNEDKRTFWDGVRNYQARNNIKLMQEGDLVLFYHSNEGKCVVGVAKVVKEFYQDPTTSDPNWVVVDLVPVETLKNPVTLEQIKAEESLKDISLVRQGRLSVMQLKATEFDKILEMGS, encoded by the coding sequence ATGAACTACTTTTTGGTAAAATCAGAACCTTTTAAATACAGTTGGGAAAAGTTTAATGAAGATAAGCGTACGTTTTGGGATGGTGTGCGTAATTACCAGGCCAGAAATAACATTAAATTGATGCAGGAAGGTGATTTGGTGCTTTTTTACCACAGTAACGAAGGCAAATGCGTAGTGGGCGTGGCTAAAGTAGTAAAGGAATTTTATCAGGACCCTACTACCTCAGATCCAAATTGGGTTGTGGTAGATCTTGTACCTGTAGAAACATTAAAAAATCCTGTTACCCTTGAGCAAATCAAGGCAGAAGAAAGTTTAAAAGACATTTCGCTGGTGCGTCAGGGACGCTTGTCGGTAATGCAGTTAAAAGCTACAGAATTTGACAAAATCCTTGAAATGGGAAGTTAA